The genomic window CTTATTGTACAATAGTGTAATTTCTGCTACAATCCCTAGAATTTACCACCAATACTTAAGGATATTTATATGAAACTACGCAAGTTACCGCTTTATGCTTCTAAAATATTTGCTAATTCGCTATCTCTCATTTGTAGTAAAAAATTAAGAAATCGCATAAAACATATTATCAAGCTTTCTCAAGCTTGTAGCTACCCACGAATGGGTGATGGATTTATGTTACCAAGTTTGCAAACAAATGTATTAGAATCTAGCCACAAAAATTACGGGGGGGGGGGTAATAGAAAGATGTAAATTTCTCTACTTTTTTGACACAAAAAAGCTTGAATTTATAATAGAACATATCCTCAATGATGAATACAGCAAAAATCTTTATCTAAGCGCAGTTATCAACCAAATCTCCAATTACAAAGGTTTTCTCATTGTGCTTTTTTATGACCGCATTTGGCATAAATACAAAGACTTAGCACTTGCCAAGTCTCACCAAAAAATTTCCTCCACACTAAGTGAGCTTTACCTCTTTGACTTATCAAAAATCAATATTGCAGACATAAGGCTTTATTATGTAGAGCCTGGAATTTTCAATCAATTTGTATTACAGCAATACAAGTATAGAGATATAGTTTTTGCCCAAAACGGAGATTATGTTATTGATGGTGGGGCTTGTTATGGCGAGACTACACTTTATTTTTCACATTTAGTTGGTAAAAATGGCAAAGTCTTTTCCTTTGAATTTATGGAACAAAATATAGAGATTTTTCATAAAAATATGGCACTTAATCCACAATGCGATAATATCACCTTGGTAAAAAGACCGCTTTATGTAGATTCTAACACATTTGTATCATTTAGCGGTGGGGGCTCATCTGCTACTATAATAGCAGATAAACAAAACAAACAAGATATAACATTTCAAACAATAAGTATTGATGACTTTGTAGAACAAAACAAAATACCAAAAATTGACTTTATTAAATTCGATATAGAGGGGGCGGAGCTTAATGCACTTAAAGGCGGAGTAAAAAGTATAAAAAAATTTAGACCAAAACTTGCTATCTGCCTATACCACAGCTGTGCTGATTATGTGGATATACCTCTATTTTTACACGAATTACTCACTGATTATGAATTTTACTTTGATCACTTTACACTTGGTAGGTATGAAAGCATACTCTTTGCAAGACCAAAACCGCAAAATGCTTAGATTCTATAAATGCTCTATTTGTAAATCCTTAGGGATTGGAGAGATAAATTCATATCCCAAAAGTGCAATTTTATGCGCGTGAAGCATAAGTCTCTTAGCATTATCTGCTTTGCCATAGATTGTATCCCCATATAAAGGGTGATTGATACTTTGGCAATGCACACGAATTTGATGTGTGCGTCCAGTCAAAATACGCGCTTGTAAAAGTGTTTTCTTTCCTACAATGGCTAAAGGTGTAAGCTCTGTGTGTGCGTAAAGACCTTTTTTATCAATATAAGATTTTGCAAAGCCTTTTTTGATTGTTACTATGGGCTGTTCAATCACCACAGAATCCACAAGCCTCCCGTGCGCCAAAGCAATATACTCCTTATATACCTCTTGTTTTTTGAAAGATTCTTTTGCCTTGTGATGAAATTCACTCTTATCCTTGACAAGAAGTATCACGCCACTTGTTTGCTTATCAAGCCGATTAAGCAAAGTCCAGCCTTCAAACATCGCACACAAGTCATAAGATTCTATAAAAGGGGGCTTATCAAGCGCAAGGATACATTCATCGCGAAAAAGCACCTTGGGGGACTTTATCTCTAACACCTCAAAAGTGCTATTAGTGGGAATCTCCGCCCGAGCGAGAGTGAGCCTCTTGCCACCACTTCGCACAAGTCCCTTATCAATGAGTGCCTTAGCCTGTTTGTGTGAGAGATGATGCGCGTGAGCGAGAACCTTATAAGCTTTATCTTTGTGCATTCTGTATCTTTTGCAAAAGCGCATCAAGCTTATGCTTAGAATCCGCCTTAATGCTACTTGATAGTAGCTCCTCCCAGCGTATAAGCGTATCTACAAGACTTTGAGGTGGAATTAGCACATAATTTTCAACTTCCTCAAAAAGCGCGTATTGATTAAAAATATGCTCTCCGCTAATGAGTTTTGTGCCAAAAAATGCGGGTTCAAAAGGATTATGTCCCCCTACATTTTGAACGAAACTTCCACCAAGTATCACAAGGTCGCTTATGGCGTAGAGGTTGTTGAGCTCTCCTAAAGTATCAATCACAATCACATCGCATTGCGCATAAGATTCTAAACCACCTTGTGAAAAAAGCGCGGTGCGTGGAAACATCTCTAGGCTTAGCTCATAGACTTCCTTAAATCGCTCGGGATGACGAGGAGCAAGGAGCAAAAGTGTGGAATCCCCGCGCTCTTTGTAAGATTTAAAAGCCTGAAGTATGAGCTTCTCCTCCCCTTTGTGCGTGCTTGCCGCAGTAAAAACAGACAAAGAGGGTTTAGCATAATGTGTGCTAAGTGAGGGGAAATTGAGCGTTTTAAGATTTCCAAAAACTTCAATATTTTTGCCTCCTAGTCGCTCTAGTCTTTGTTTGTCAAATTGACTTTGAGCTAAAACCTCATCAATAAGTGCAAAAATACCTTGATAAAACCACGCAAAATATTCATAATTTTTTTGCGAATGTTCCGAAATGCGCGCATTTATAAGCATTGTATGCGCATTATGAGACTTTGCAAGAAAAAAAAGCATTTTCCACATCTCCGCCTCTGTAACGACAAGGCTTTGCAAACGCTTACAGCTCTTGCTCCATAGGGGTAAAAAAATCTCAAAAGGCAAATAACGCACCAAAATGCGCCCCCCACCCTGCTCTGTGCTCTCATATAGTTGCTTTGCCTCTTTGAATCCTGTATGTGTGATAGTTGTGATAAGAATACAAATCTCTTGCGATTTTAGCGCATTAATAATTGGCTCGAGTGATTTTACTTCCCCAAAAGAACAAGCGTGAAACCAATATTGTGGCTCATATTCAAGTGTTTTAATATGCAATGGAGAAAATCGCGCAGGAATAGAATCTCTGTGTTTTGGACGAAAAGAACTCACAATCAAAAATGGCAACGCAATGAGATAGAGTAGCACACACGCACAATAATACATCAAAGGAAATGCTGCGCGTTTATCCAAAGTATCCACCGCCTTGCCTCAAATGCTTAATCTCTTATGCCTTGGCTTTTTTCTTTGGTTTTTCTGTTGCGGGAGTTTCGCTTTGATTT from Helicobacter typhlonius includes these protein-coding regions:
- a CDS encoding FkbM family methyltransferase encodes the protein MLFYDRIWHKYKDLALAKSHQKISSTLSELYLFDLSKINIADIRLYYVEPGIFNQFVLQQYKYRDIVFAQNGDYVIDGGACYGETTLYFSHLVGKNGKVFSFEFMEQNIEIFHKNMALNPQCDNITLVKRPLYVDSNTFVSFSGGGSSATIIADKQNKQDITFQTISIDDFVEQNKIPKIDFIKFDIEGAELNALKGGVKSIKKFRPKLAICLYHSCADYVDIPLFLHELLTDYEFYFDHFTLGRYESILFARPKPQNA
- a CDS encoding pseudouridine synthase family protein — translated: MHKDKAYKVLAHAHHLSHKQAKALIDKGLVRSGGKRLTLARAEIPTNSTFEVLEIKSPKVLFRDECILALDKPPFIESYDLCAMFEGWTLLNRLDKQTSGVILLVKDKSEFHHKAKESFKKQEVYKEYIALAHGRLVDSVVIEQPIVTIKKGFAKSYIDKKGLYAHTELTPLAIVGKKTLLQARILTGRTHQIRVHCQSINHPLYGDTIYGKADNAKRLMLHAHKIALLGYEFISPIPKDLQIEHL
- the waaA gene encoding lipid IV(A) 3-deoxy-D-manno-octulosonic acid transferase, whose protein sequence is MDTLDKRAAFPLMYYCACVLLYLIALPFLIVSSFRPKHRDSIPARFSPLHIKTLEYEPQYWFHACSFGEVKSLEPIINALKSQEICILITTITHTGFKEAKQLYESTEQGGGRILVRYLPFEIFLPLWSKSCKRLQSLVVTEAEMWKMLFFLAKSHNAHTMLINARISEHSQKNYEYFAWFYQGIFALIDEVLAQSQFDKQRLERLGGKNIEVFGNLKTLNFPSLSTHYAKPSLSVFTAASTHKGEEKLILQAFKSYKERGDSTLLLLAPRHPERFKEVYELSLEMFPRTALFSQGGLESYAQCDVIVIDTLGELNNLYAISDLVILGGSFVQNVGGHNPFEPAFFGTKLISGEHIFNQYALFEEVENYVLIPPQSLVDTLIRWEELLSSSIKADSKHKLDALLQKIQNAQR